One window of the Hypanus sabinus isolate sHypSab1 chromosome 13, sHypSab1.hap1, whole genome shotgun sequence genome contains the following:
- the LOC132404035 gene encoding uncharacterized protein LOC132404035: protein MRLQVKFITGEGIELDVDPSIQVSTLKMEIQQKTNVPISQQRLLVQNGQSVEMQDNRSLSYYNLYPSPTVMLLVRKEESMQIFLQNDQGKTRTYDVLPSETVKSFKEQVHRQEGVRPEQQRLVYNSKQLEDGRLLSDYNIRPRTTIFLTLRLRGG from the coding sequence ATGAGGCTTCAGGTGAAGTTTATCACCGGCGAGGGTATCGAACTTGATGTCGACCCTTCCATTCAAGTGTCGACTCTCAAGATGGAAATCCAGCAAAAGACCAACGTGCCCATTTCCCAACAGCGTCTGCTGGTACAAAATGGTCAAAGCGTGGAGATGCAGGACAACAGAAGTCTCAGCTACTACAACCTCTACCCCAGCCCCACCGTGATGCTGCTGGTCAGGAAAGAGGAATCCATGCAGATATTTCTCCAAAATGACCAGGGGAAAACCAGGACCTACGATGTACTGCCCTCTGAGACCGTGAAGAGTTTTAAAGAGCAGGTCCATCGGCAGGAGGGCGTCAGACCCGAACAGCAGCGCCTGGTTTATAACAGCAAACAGTTGGAGGATGGCCGACTGCTCTCCGACTACAATATCAGACCACGAACCACCATCTTTCTGACACTCCGTCTACGTGGAGGCTGA
- the LOC132404038 gene encoding uncharacterized protein LOC132404038 → MRLQVKFITGEGIELDVDPSIQVSTLKMEIQQKTNVPISQQRLLVQNGQSVEMQDNRSLSYYNLYPSPTVMLLVRKEESMQIFLQNDQGKTRTYDVLPSETVKSFKEQVHRQEGVRPEQQRLVYNSNQLEDGRLLSDYNIRPRTTIFLTLRLRGG, encoded by the coding sequence ATGAGGCTTCAGGTGAAGTTTATCACCGGCGAGGGTATCGAACTTGATGTCGACCCTTCCATTCAAGTGTCGACTCTCAAGATGGAAATCCAGCAAAAGACCAACGTGCCCATTTCCCAACAGCGTCTGCTGGTACAAAATGGTCAAAGCGTGGAGATGCAGGACAACAGAAGTCTCAGCTACTACAACCTCTACCCCAGCCCCACCGTGATGCTGCTGGTCAGGAAAGAGGAATCCATGCAGATATTTCTCCAAAATGACCAGGGGAAAACCAGGACCTACGATGTACTGCCCTCTGAGACCGTGAAGAGTTTTAAAGAGCAGGTCCATCGGCAGGAGGGCGTCAGACCCGAACAGCAGCGCCTGGTTTATAACAGCAATCAGTTGGAGGATGGCCGACTGCTCTCCGACTACAATATCAGACCACGAACCACCATCTTTCTGACACTCCGTCTACGTGGAGGCTGA
- the LOC132404041 gene encoding polyubiquitin-like has product MRVQVKFMTGEAFELDVDPSLQVSTLKMKIQQKTKVPTFQQCLMVQNGQSVEMQDNRSLNYYNLNPSPTVMLLVRKEEPMQIFLRNDKGKTTTYDVLPSETVQNFKERVRRQEGVRPEQQRLVFGSNQLEDGQLLSDYNIKPQSTIFLQLRLRGG; this is encoded by the coding sequence ATGAGAGTTCAGGTGAAGTTTATGACTGGTGAGGCTTTCGAACTTGATGTCGACCCTTCCTTACAGGTGTCGACTCTCAAGATGAAAATCCAGCAAAAGACCAAAGTGCCCACTTTCCAACAGTGTCTGATGGTACAAAATGGTCAAAGTGTGGAGATGCAGGACAACAGAAGCCTAAACTACTACAACCTCAACCCCAGCCCCACCGTGATGCTGCTGGTCAGGAAAGAGGAACCCATGCAGATCTTCCTCCGGAATGACAAGGGCAAAACAACGACCTATGACGTGCTGCCCTCTGAGACCGTGCAAAATTTTAAAGAGCGGGTCCGTCGGCAGGAGGGGGTCAGACCCGAGCAGCAGCGCCTGGTCTTTGGGAGTAACCAGTTGGAGGATGGCCAGTTGCTCTCCGACTACAACATCAAGCCTCAAAGCACCATCTTTCTGCAACTCCGTCTTCGTGGAGGTTAA